In Geotrypetes seraphini chromosome 4, aGeoSer1.1, whole genome shotgun sequence, a single window of DNA contains:
- the STX19 gene encoding syntaxin-19, which translates to MRDRLQELKQLAKELEVSQEKNLVRNEDAEEHVDLKQQAILYEKEPMVENYLHEIQKLQDDLSDFSDNVQKFGQQQKTLLSTMRRFSAIKRESNTARDIKIQAEQINKHLGALSKLAKEAETKNGPSSSLTRMLKGQHAALFRNFQKTMFLYNDTIAIKQQTCKTFIVRQLEVAGKEVSEQEVNKMLEQGKWEIFNENLLTEVKITKAQLSEIEQRHKELINLENQIKDLKDLFIHISLLVEEQGEIFNNIEMATHNTEDYVHMSTEKFKLAVKYRKRNICRICCCCFPCCR; encoded by the coding sequence ATGAGAGACCGTCTCCAGGAACTTAAGCAACTTGCAAAGGAACTGGAGGTATCCCAAGAGAAGAACCTTGTGCGTAATGAGGATGCAGAGGAACATGTGGATTTAAAACAGCAAGCCATTCTTTATGAAAAAGAACCTATGGTTGAAAACTATCTACATGAGATCCAGAAACTTCAGGATGACCTCAGTGATTTCTCAGACAATGTCCAAAAGTTTGGTCAGCAGCAGAAGACCCTGCTGTCTACTATGAGGAGATTTAGTGCCATCAAAAGGGAGTCAAACACTGCCAGGGACATCAAGATTCAAGCAGAACAAATCAATAAGCATCTGGGTGCTCTATCAAAACTGGCAAAAGAGGCAGAAACCAAAAATGGCCCATCATCTAGTCTCACAAGGATGCTCAAGGGCCAACATGCTGCCTTGTTCAGGAACTTTCAAAAAACCATGTTTCTCTACAATGACACAATCGCAATCAAGCAGCAAACATGTAAGACCTTCATTGTCAGGCAGTTAGAGGTGGCAGGAAAAGAAGTATCCGAGCAAGAGGTAAATAAAATGCTAGAACAAGGCAAATGGGAGATCTTCAATGAAAACTTGCTCACTGAAGTAAAGATCACTAAAGCTCAGCTCTCAGAGATTGAGCAAAGACATAAGGAACTTATAAACCTAGAAAACCAGATCAAAGACCTGAAAGATCTTTTCATTCATATCTCGCTTTTGGTGGAGGAGCAAGGAGAAATATTCAATAATATTGAAATGGCTACACACAATACTGAAGACTATGTGCACATGTCTACAGAGAAATTTAAACTAGCAGTTAAGTACAGGAAGAGAAATATTTGcagaatttgctgctgttgctttcCATGCTgtaggtaa